The genome window CCGAACGCGAAGTCGAAGTCCGCTTCCACCGCCGCGCACACCTTCCCATCATCTTGTCTTCCGGCCTCATCGACCAGCCGGTTGCCGTTCCATGGTGGAATGGACTGCAGTTGCGTCTAACCACCTACAACGGACCTTCCCAGCCCTGATTCTTAGGCGAATGGTGTGCCGTGGAAATTCAGGCTAGTGCCCGGTTTCTTGCAAGAGGTAAGAAAGCGCCTTGCACCGGTAAGTGATAGATTTTTCCAACCACCGTCACTCTCTGATTCGGAACACATTCAACGCGGCGATCGGATCGAGCGAAAAGACGGACTTATCACTGCCCCACCATATCTAGCCGACCCTGATTTACGAACCGTCGCCATTGAACTAGCCGAACTCGCGATTGAAAACGGAATCGATGTAAATATCGTATGTGAAACTGAGGGACGTACATTTCTGCACATGTGCGTGTTGTTGCACGACCCGGCGATAGCCGGGGAAACTGTGGGCTGGCTCCTTGCACACGGCGCCGACCCGAACAAGGTACGAGATGATGGGGAAAGCCCTCTCACCTTAGCTATGAAGATGGGAAGGACAGAGATTGTTGATTTAATGCGGGGAAATTCACGCTGAGATTCAAATAGGACACTGCAATAGGAGCCTCTCACCTGATCGCCACGGATCGAGAACAGGTAGATATGCGGGTCGCCGGAGTCGGTGCGCCAGCCCCCGCGATAATCGTCGGCGCTCTGCGCCGGCATGGACGTGACGAGAAGCATCGATAGGGCCAGGAACATTTTCACCGGAAAACTCCCTGAGATTTCCGGCGAGTATACAACACCAATCGAGGCTCAATTCTCTGTCGGCTTTTCGACCTGATCGATCACGACGACTTCGACCGGCAGGGATTTCTCCAGTTGCAGCCGGAGCCCGAGTTGCTCTTCGAGCGCGGCCGACCAGAGTCCGGCCATATGCTGAGGAAATCCTCCCCCACCTCCGCGTCCATCCGCCGCCGGAGGACCAGCCGCGCCCGGGGGCAGCTGCCCGGGAGGCAGCGGCCTGGGAGCAACGATTTCGTACTCATAGATACCGCTCAAGCCGGTTTTGTCGACGACGGGCGCGCGAACGGCGACGAGACTGCGCGCCAGTTTATCCAGCGTCGATTTGCCTCTGAGCACGATCCGACCTTTGTCGTCGAAAATCTGCGCCGGCACTTCCTCGGGCCCCGATGCCGCCTTCAGCTTTGGACCATTCTTGCCTACTACCAGAGAAAAACCGGGAGCTTCTCCCATTTGACGATGCACTTTGAGCTTGAATCGATCCGCCAGCATCGTCTGGAACATTTGCTTCAACTGATCGAGAGTCGCGGTCGCGGGATTATCTGCTTCCGCTTCGATCTGAAACACCCTTGCATCCATGAACGTGATGACATTATCCCCCGACCGCACTCGATTTCGCGGCTGAATCCAATCCGGGCCGCCAGTAACGCTACGGGGATTGCCATACGCAAACGAAACCAGTGCCGACACGTTTGCACCGCGCGCAACGCATCTTCCCTGCGGAACGTTGAGGTCGGTGTCGAAGCCGACCAGCAACGCGGTTATCATCCGATGAACCGCATCCGCCCCGCGGCAGCCGATTCCGATCGGTCCGGGATAGGGCGTGCCAGGCTCAACCAGCTTGATCGATACCACCGCAAACTCCGCGCGCGGCGTCGGAAGAGGCGGAGCGACTTGCGGTTCGGCGGCGCGCTCCAGCAGCGCGACATGTGCCAGGACGTTGCGGCTCCATGAGATTTCGTCAATCACAGGCAGAGAAGGCATCGCAGAGTTCGTCGCCACCTGTTCGCCCGGCAGCAATTTCTTCGACAG of Terriglobia bacterium contains these proteins:
- a CDS encoding TIGR03435 family protein — encoded protein: MTSRKPKAKELLDRFLKDFGNPPEEAMESFRAQVLEQFKSDASFVPEMPAFESRDATPYQDTGSRRLLIAIAAVLSVVLALSAVFLHMPSNASRVEATVEAADDGLSLTSGNMVRSLRIKDAIKAGENLRSQAGAVLVLTDGSRVEMRAQTELALEPSDDGVRIQLNKGGVIVNAAKQRAGHLYVRTKDLTVSVVGTVFLVNAEEEGSRVAVIQGEVQVQQGTLSKKLLPGEQVATNSAMPSLPVIDEISWSRNVLAHVALLERAAEPQVAPPLPTPRAEFAVVSIKLVEPGTPYPGPIGIGCRGADAVHRMITALLVGFDTDLNVPQGRCVARGANVSALVSFAYGNPRSVTGGPDWIQPRNRVRSGDNVITFMDARVFQIEAEADNPATATLDQLKQMFQTMLADRFKLKVHRQMGEAPGFSLVVGKNGPKLKAASGPEEVPAQIFDDKGRIVLRGKSTLDKLARSLVAVRAPVVDKTGLSGIYEYEIVAPRPLPPGQLPPGAAGPPAADGRGGGGGFPQHMAGLWSAALEEQLGLRLQLEKSLPVEVVVIDQVEKPTEN